One window of Enterobacter sp. RHBSTW-00175 genomic DNA carries:
- a CDS encoding glycoside hydrolase family 1 protein, with protein sequence MKYSFPEHFWWGSASSALQTEGTREGQTTWDYWFAREPNRFHNGVGPQQTSTFYQHWKTDIQLLKQLNHNSFRTSISWARLIPDGIGEVNPQAVDFYNQVIDELIEQGITPFITLFHFDMPMAMQEIGGWENRDVVEAYARYAQICFELFGDRVLHWFTFNEPIVPVEGGYLYDFHYPNVVDFRRAATVAYHTVLAHAQAVRAYRAGHYAGEIGIVLNLTPSYPRSQNPADVKAAHIADLMFNRSFLDPVLRGEYPADLVTLLKSYDQLPACKPEDSALIAEGKIDLLGINYYQPRRVKCRDSAVNPQAPFMPEWFFDNYEMPGRKMNPYRGWEIYEPGIYDILVNLRDNYGNPRCFISENGMGVENEQRFIENGQINDQYRIDFISGHLTWLHKGISEGCNCLGYHMWTFIDNWSWCNAYKNRYGFIQLDLDTQQRTVKKSGEWFAATSLNNSFDK encoded by the coding sequence ATGAAATATTCATTTCCCGAGCATTTCTGGTGGGGCAGCGCAAGCTCCGCTCTCCAGACCGAAGGGACAAGAGAGGGTCAAACCACATGGGATTACTGGTTTGCCCGCGAGCCGAACCGTTTTCACAATGGCGTGGGGCCGCAGCAGACCTCCACGTTCTATCAGCACTGGAAAACGGACATTCAGCTATTAAAGCAGCTGAACCACAACAGCTTTCGTACCTCGATTAGCTGGGCGCGCCTGATCCCCGACGGTATCGGTGAAGTGAACCCACAGGCAGTCGATTTTTATAATCAGGTCATTGATGAGCTGATTGAACAGGGCATTACGCCGTTTATCACCCTGTTCCATTTCGACATGCCGATGGCAATGCAGGAGATCGGTGGCTGGGAAAACCGTGATGTGGTGGAAGCCTATGCCCGTTACGCGCAAATTTGCTTCGAGCTGTTTGGCGATCGCGTGCTGCACTGGTTTACCTTCAACGAACCGATCGTCCCGGTTGAAGGCGGTTATCTGTACGACTTCCATTATCCGAACGTGGTGGATTTCCGCCGCGCGGCAACGGTGGCGTACCACACGGTACTGGCTCATGCGCAGGCCGTTCGCGCTTACCGAGCGGGCCATTACGCGGGGGAAATTGGCATTGTGCTAAACCTCACACCATCGTACCCGCGTTCACAAAACCCGGCCGATGTGAAAGCGGCGCACATTGCGGATCTGATGTTTAACCGCAGCTTCCTCGACCCGGTGTTACGCGGCGAGTATCCGGCCGACCTGGTGACTCTGCTGAAGTCCTACGATCAGCTTCCGGCCTGTAAACCGGAAGACAGCGCGTTGATTGCAGAAGGGAAAATCGACCTGCTCGGCATTAACTATTATCAGCCGCGTCGCGTGAAGTGCCGTGACAGCGCGGTGAACCCACAGGCGCCCTTTATGCCGGAGTGGTTCTTTGATAACTACGAAATGCCAGGCCGCAAGATGAACCCTTATCGTGGCTGGGAAATCTATGAACCCGGTATTTACGATATTCTGGTTAATCTTCGCGACAATTACGGCAACCCACGCTGCTTTATTTCTGAAAACGGTATGGGTGTCGAAAATGAACAACGCTTTATTGAAAATGGCCAAATAAACGATCAATACCGCATTGATTTTATTTCCGGGCATTTAACCTGGCTGCATAAAGGTATTAGCGAAGGGTGTAATTGTCTTGGTTACCATATGTGGACATTTATTGATAATTGGTCATGGTGTAATGCCTATAAAAATCGCTATGGGTTTATCCAGCTCGATTTAGATACGCAGCAACGCACCGTTAAAAAGAGCGGTGAGTGGTTTGCCGCTACCTCGTTAAATAATAGTTTCGATAAATAG
- a CDS encoding PTS sugar transporter subunit IIC, whose translation MSSLYQSMVAVIEQSITPLAAKLGQQKYVIAIRDGFTAALPFMIIGSFMLVFIFPPFSADTTNSFARGWLDFSQTYREQLMLPFNLSMGVMTFFISVGIGASLGRQFNLDPVMSGLLAFMAFLLVAAPYADGKISTQYLSGQGIFTALITAIYSTRVYAWLKQNNVTIRLPKEVPTGVARSFEILIPVMVVIGTLHPLNLFIEAQTGMIIPQAIMHLLEPLVSASDSLPAILLSVLLCQIFWFAGIHGSLIVTGIMNPFWMANLSANQAALAAGAALPHVYLQGFWDHYLLIGGVGSTLPLAFLLLRSRVTHLRTIGKMGVVPSFFNINEPILFGAPIIMNPMLFIPFVCVPLVNACLAYGATKLGWLAQVVSLTPWTTPAPIGASWAANWALSPVVMCVVCMVMSALMYLPFLRAYERSLLKNEEQKAQATVGAAETASN comes from the coding sequence ATGAGTTCGTTATATCAATCAATGGTCGCGGTTATTGAGCAATCTATTACCCCGCTGGCGGCGAAGCTCGGACAGCAGAAGTATGTGATTGCGATCCGCGACGGCTTTACCGCCGCCCTGCCGTTCATGATCATCGGCTCGTTTATGCTGGTGTTCATCTTCCCGCCGTTCTCAGCGGATACCACCAACAGCTTCGCCCGCGGCTGGCTGGATTTCTCCCAGACCTACCGCGAACAGCTGATGCTGCCGTTTAACCTCAGCATGGGGGTGATGACCTTCTTCATTTCGGTGGGGATTGGTGCGAGCCTGGGGCGTCAGTTTAACCTCGACCCGGTGATGTCCGGCCTGCTGGCCTTTATGGCGTTTCTGCTGGTTGCAGCACCGTATGCCGACGGCAAAATCTCTACCCAGTATCTGTCTGGTCAGGGGATTTTCACCGCGCTTATCACGGCGATTTACTCTACCCGCGTGTATGCCTGGCTGAAGCAGAACAACGTGACCATTCGCCTGCCGAAAGAAGTGCCAACCGGCGTGGCGCGTTCGTTTGAAATTCTGATCCCGGTGATGGTGGTCATCGGCACGTTGCACCCGCTGAACCTGTTTATTGAAGCGCAAACCGGGATGATTATTCCGCAGGCGATTATGCACCTGCTGGAGCCGCTGGTCTCTGCGTCTGACTCCCTGCCTGCCATTCTGCTTTCTGTGCTGCTGTGCCAGATCTTCTGGTTCGCGGGTATCCACGGCTCGCTGATTGTCACCGGCATCATGAACCCGTTCTGGATGGCAAACCTGTCGGCAAACCAGGCGGCACTGGCTGCTGGTGCGGCGCTGCCACACGTTTATCTGCAAGGTTTCTGGGATCACTACCTGCTGATTGGCGGTGTAGGCTCGACGCTTCCGCTGGCGTTCCTGCTGCTGCGTAGCCGCGTAACGCACTTGCGCACCATCGGAAAAATGGGCGTTGTGCCAAGCTTCTTTAACATCAACGAACCGATTCTGTTCGGCGCGCCAATCATCATGAACCCGATGCTGTTCATCCCGTTCGTGTGTGTTCCGCTGGTAAACGCCTGCCTGGCCTACGGCGCAACGAAACTTGGCTGGCTGGCACAGGTTGTGTCGTTAACGCCGTGGACCACCCCCGCGCCAATTGGTGCCTCATGGGCGGCGAACTGGGCGTTAAGTCCGGTGGTGATGTGCGTCGTCTGCATGGTGATGTCCGCGCTGATGTATTTACCGTTCCTGCGTGCTTATGAGCGTTCACTGCTCAAAAACGAAGAGCAGAAAGCTCAGGCAACCGTGGGTGCCGCTGAAACAGCAAGCAATTAA
- a CDS encoding PTS sugar transporter subunit IIB, translated as MFKIMLCCSAGMSTSLLVSKMVDVAKERGLPVKIDAYGVSEFDTQFPQYQVVLLGPQVKYMLQTLSDKAATQGIPVQPIDMMDYGMQRGDKVLDYALSLIEAAH; from the coding sequence ATGTTCAAGATTATGCTGTGCTGCTCTGCCGGGATGTCCACAAGCCTGCTGGTCAGCAAAATGGTCGATGTCGCGAAAGAACGTGGTTTGCCGGTCAAGATTGATGCGTACGGGGTTTCCGAATTTGATACGCAGTTTCCGCAGTACCAGGTTGTACTTCTCGGACCGCAAGTGAAATACATGTTACAGACACTGTCAGACAAGGCGGCTACGCAAGGTATTCCGGTACAACCCATCGACATGATGGACTACGGGATGCAACGTGGCGATAAAGTACTGGACTATGCACTGTCGCTCATCGAAGCGGCACACTAA
- a CDS encoding LacI family DNA-binding transcriptional regulator, with translation MSTINDVSRLAGVSKATVSRVLSGSRGVKEASRLAVLKAVEELNYRPNVIAQSLLSQSTGCIGVICAQENINQTTGYLYALEKHLSQHQKHLLLRFAHTKAEVMHALEELSCGLCDDILVIGARFPLDIDMENVILVDCMETDNANSIQFDHAFAAETACNYLTSQGRRQIALIQPQGSGFADQVLLGYKHALEKNFLPFNRNLVFMEATSSSVALQELLNNATTLNFNALLVADEQEAQRVIPQLQAFNKSVPDDIMVFSLAGSLHLPGIPVIPAIEYSMDAMAARIVAWLNEKTQMLGSYVLRGDLIIPDIRKR, from the coding sequence ATGTCTACAATCAACGATGTATCACGTCTGGCCGGGGTGTCCAAAGCCACGGTATCACGGGTGTTGAGTGGGTCGCGTGGCGTAAAGGAAGCCAGCCGTCTGGCCGTTCTGAAAGCGGTGGAAGAGCTGAACTACCGGCCGAATGTGATTGCACAGTCGCTGCTGAGCCAGTCTACGGGCTGTATTGGCGTGATTTGTGCGCAGGAGAATATTAACCAGACCACGGGTTATCTCTACGCGCTGGAAAAACATCTCAGTCAGCATCAAAAACACCTGCTGTTGCGCTTTGCGCATACCAAAGCGGAAGTGATGCACGCCCTTGAAGAGCTCTCCTGCGGGTTATGTGATGACATCCTGGTGATTGGCGCGCGTTTCCCGCTGGATATCGACATGGAAAACGTCATTCTGGTCGACTGTATGGAAACCGATAACGCCAACAGCATTCAGTTTGATCATGCTTTCGCCGCCGAAACCGCCTGTAACTACCTCACCAGCCAGGGGCGCCGGCAGATTGCGCTGATCCAGCCGCAGGGTAGCGGTTTTGCCGACCAGGTGCTGCTGGGCTATAAGCACGCGCTGGAGAAAAACTTCCTGCCCTTTAACCGTAATCTGGTCTTTATGGAGGCAACCTCTTCTTCCGTTGCGCTTCAGGAGCTGCTCAACAACGCCACCACGCTGAATTTTAACGCGCTGCTGGTGGCTGATGAGCAAGAAGCCCAGCGCGTTATCCCGCAGTTGCAGGCGTTTAATAAATCCGTACCGGACGACATTATGGTCTTCAGCCTTGCCGGCTCGCTGCACCTGCCGGGTATCCCGGTGATCCCGGCCATTGAGTATTCGATGGATGCGATGGCAGCGAGAATTGTGGCCTGGCTGAACGAGAAAACACAGATGCTTGGATCCTACGTCTTACGCGGCGATTTAATCATTCCGGATATACGTAAGCGCTAA